AGTACTGCGTAATAAATCTGAAGAAGAATGGCTATCTATTGAAGAGAAAGGGCTTCCGCGCGTTGAAGGAGATCATATCACAAAGATATTGAGGTTGAGCTTTGATAATTTGTCTTTACCGTCACTTAAGGAGTGTTTCGCATATTGTTCAATTTTCCCTAAAGGTCACAAAATCGAAAGGCAGAAACTGATTGAGTGTTGGATGGCAGAGGGATTTCTTGAAACTGATGGCAGCAATGATGATATGGAGTGTGTGGGAGACAGATTTTTCCATGTTCTTATGCACAACTCTTTACTGCAAGTTGCATGGCGAGATGACTATGGAAATGTGCAAAGTTGTGTGATGCACGATCTTGTGCATGATATCGCATGTTCAATTTTAGGCTCTTCAGGCCGAGTGAGATACATGGTTCATTGTGATGAATCAAGTCCTATTTCAGAAAAAGTGGCAAAATATCTTCGTACATTATTGTTCGAGGATAAGATTTATGGTAAAATGTTTGCAGATTTCAAGCGTCTGCATGTTTTAATACTTGCTGATTATGGATGCAAAGAGTTGCCAACTTCGATTAGGAATTTGATACATTTGAGAATTCTTGTAATTTCATCGACGCAGATCAAATATTTGCCTGATTGGATTGGTGAACTCTATTGGTTGCAAACATTATATGCGGATACTGCATATTTGGAGGAACTTCCAAGTACGCTGAAGTACTTGACTAATTTAAGGCATCTTTATATTCAGTGGGCTATGAAGCTGACATTGCCTGCCGAGATTGGGAGATTAACTTCTCTCCAAATTCTGGAGTATTTTAAAGTTGGCGACAAAGATGGATACAAAATTGAAGAACTTGGAAGTTTGAATGGTCTCAAAGGAAAACTCGAAATTTCTAACCTTGAAATGGTTGAAAACAAGGCAGAGGCTGAGAAAGCAAGTCTATCTAACAAGTCAAAACTATCGGAGTTGCGTTTAACATGGGGGATGCGTGGAGAAGTTGAAACTACAAATGATGAGAATGTGTTGGAAGGCCTCCAACCTCACTCTCGTCTTAAGAAGTTAGAGATTAAAGGATTCAAAGGCAAAATATTTCCATGGTGGACTCAAAAGATGGCAGTTGAGAATGTGGGCGAAGATTGTTGGGTACCACTTAACAAGTTGACTGAGATAAAGCTCTCCAATTGCTCAGAATGTGAAGAAATCCCAATGTTTGGGCAGTTGCCAAATCTCAAGTCTCTGTGGTTGAAAGGATTGAGCAATGTGAAGTCCATAAATTCTTGTTTCTATGGATTAGTGAATGAGGAGACGCTTATTGTTTTTCCAGCTCTAGAAACACTTGAGTTGGGTGAAATGTCTATTCTTGCAAGGTGGGAAGGAGTGGAATTAAGTGAGGCCAAGGTATTTCCTCACCTCAAGTACTTGATAATTGAGGATTGCAAGCAATTGATGAGTTTTCCAAATCATTCCTTGTCATGCCTCAAACATTTGATCATGAGGAGTATTATCAGCTACAAGCCTTTAGCAAACATATTTCTGACGAAACTAACGTCGCTAACAAAGCTTTGGCTAGAAGGAATAGATGATCTGGAATATCTTCCAACTTGGTTATTCCATAGCAATCCCAAAATGTGGGAGTTGAGGATAGAGAAGTGCCCCAATTTGAGAGCATTACCAGATGGTCTATGTAACATCAATTCTTTGGAGGAATTGTATATAAGGGAGTGTCCAAAATTGGAAAGGGTAGGGGATGGTGGTGGagaacaatcacaatcacaatcacaatcacgaGGATTGCTTCGTCATGTGGAGATTTGTGAATGCAATGCATTGGCGTATTTTCCATGTGAAATATTACAATCGTCGTTAGAGATATTGAAGTTGAATAGTTTAAGTAGCCTACAGAACCTGTCCAGTCTCATTGACTTTCTCCCAAAATTGCCTCATCTAATAGAATTAACAATTATTGGTGTTCCTCAATTCAAGAC
This DNA window, taken from Salvia splendens isolate huo1 chromosome 18, SspV2, whole genome shotgun sequence, encodes the following:
- the LOC121777202 gene encoding disease resistance protein RGA2-like, translating into MEVVPVAAIVNVVVQNLVDHGKKEISRVRGLEKEAEKLARSLDTIQKFLNDAEMSTIVSGEAVKSWLKKLEDVAFDADNILDEFNYHLLSKPIKSIKPMKEKVLSCFSSSNPIIRPRNMALKIKGINENLESIQTEAVGLGLVQRLRDVPALVDVTSETDSFTLDPIFIGRENAVSDIIKILTTSITTDERVISILAIVGMGGLGKTTLTRKVFNQLKGQTTFRSHIWVHVSQIFDPIVLFKKILKQLTPHQVEAEMSRQDIMKRMEEVLKDKTYLLILDDVWNENLPKWENFINSLLGVTSVNGNAIVVTTRNADVATTVNASHTSHLKQLSNDNCWSIIKEKCFGKEDFPTEFETIGRKIAERCQGLPLAANVVGGVLRNKSEEEWLSIEEKGLPRVEGDHITKILRLSFDNLSLPSLKECFAYCSIFPKGHKIERQKLIECWMAEGFLETDGSNDDMECVGDRFFHVLMHNSLLQVAWRDDYGNVQSCVMHDLVHDIACSILGSSGRVRYMVHCDESSPISEKVAKYLRTLLFEDKIYGKMFADFKRLHVLILADYGCKELPTSIRNLIHLRILVISSTQIKYLPDWIGELYWLQTLYADTAYLEELPSTLKYLTNLRHLYIQWAMKLTLPAEIGRLTSLQILEYFKVGDKDGYKIEELGSLNGLKGKLEISNLEMVENKAEAEKASLSNKSKLSELRLTWGMRGEVETTNDENVLEGLQPHSRLKKLEIKGFKGKIFPWWTQKMAVENVGEDCWVPLNKLTEIKLSNCSECEEIPMFGQLPNLKSLWLKGLSNVKSINSCFYGLVNEETLIVFPALETLELGEMSILARWEGVELSEAKVFPHLKYLIIEDCKQLMSFPNHSLSCLKHLIMRSIISYKPLANIFLTKLTSLTKLWLEGIDDLEYLPTWLFHSNPKMWELRIEKCPNLRALPDGLCNINSLEELYIRECPKLERVGDGGGEQSQSQSQSRGLLRHVEICECNALAYFPCEILQSSLEILKLNSLSSLQNLSSLIDFLPKLPHLIELTIIGVPQFKTTCSVEIPPSFSSLALLKIDASRSGSMEAVDGILQGCSSSHSLKILQLKGMENWENLPESIQHLNALTILKLENFAMEELPEWLGSLFSLELLELCFCKKLRRLPSMDAMRRLTRLKLLHISECPEICIEQQSEAVDSQWPNISHIPNVKIDGDKVVDIAYSKERRRKHMCLMSECL